In a genomic window of Syngnathus typhle isolate RoL2023-S1 ecotype Sweden linkage group LG4, RoL_Styp_1.0, whole genome shotgun sequence:
- the kcna4 gene encoding potassium voltage-gated channel subfamily A member 1 — protein MEFAMVGADGGCNSHPPYGYAQARARERERERERQTAQSRAAAAAAADSGSGADGGSSCSTTVTTTTTTPSASSGAHLLNNRQHPSRNANTNGSGTALRPSSSPSSSSSSSSQDPEKQRLLSERKKQCGVGGWRRTRTSLGGDLRHSELALLGSVENIMIEEEEGANEEEEDEDEEEEEQGLQRSSFLCNMDDDDEDDNDDETVSITDRHPQSGYANVYSELGCERVVINVSGLKFETRLKTLTQFPDTLLGDPDKRIRYFDPLRNEYFFDRNRPSFDAILYYYQSGGRLKRPANVPFDIFSEEVRFYELGEEAIQKFREDEGFVKEEEKPLPEDEFKRQLWLLFEYPESSSPARGIAVVSVLVIVISIVIFCLETLPEFRDDKEYLQPMHNSTRPDHGFTPFNDPFFIVETVCIIWFSFEIIVRFFACPSKTAFFKNIMNSIDIVSILPYFITLGTDLAQHQGNGQQTMSFAILRIIRLVRVFRIFKLSRHSKGLQILGHTLRASMRELALLIFFLVIGVILFSSAVYFAEADEPTSHFKSIPDAFWWAVVTMTTVGYGDMKPITVGGKIVGSLCAIAGVLTIALPVPVIVSNFNYFYHRETDNNEDQAPPAVESMPSGFPYFSNFLCKYKGSASGSSVGHKAEYMEMEEGVTESLCGLDKSPSKGNGTDISRRNSTNSKSIQTDV, from the coding sequence ATGGAGTTCGCAATGGTGGGTGCGGACGGCGGGTGCAACAGCCACCCGCCTTACGGGTATGCCCAAGCACGCGCCCGGGAGAGGGAGCGGGAGAGGGAGCGCCAGACGGCCCAGTCCAGAGCGGCAGCAGCTGCGGCAGCCGACAGCGGATCCGGAGCGGATGGGGGGTCTTCTTGCTCCACCAccgtcaccaccaccaccacaacccCCTCCGCCTCATCGGGCGCGCATCTCCTTAACAACCGCCAGCATCCGTCTCGCAACGCCAACACCAACGGCAGCGGTACCGCCTTGCGCCCCTCCTcttccccttcctcctcctcctcctcgtcgtctCAGGATCCTGAGAAGCAGAGACTCCTCAGTGAGCGCAAAAAGCAGTGCGGCGTCGGAGGGTGGAGACGCACCCGAACCTCTCTCGGCGGGGACTTGCGCCACTCCGAACTGGCGCTACTCGGCTCCGTGGAGAACATCATGattgaggaggaagagggcgccaatgaagaggaggaggacgaggatgaggaggaggaggagcagggtcTCCAAAGGTCCAGTTTTCTGTGCAacatggatgatgatgatgaggatgataaTGATGACGAAACCGTTTCGATCACTGACAGACATCCTCAATCCGGATATGCAAATGTTTACAGCGAGTTGGGCTGCGAAAGAGTTGTCATCAACGTGTCGGGGCTCAAGTTTGAAACTCGGCTCAAGACTCTCACTCAGTTCCCCGACACCCTCCTGGGGGACCCCGACAAGCGCATCCGGTACTTTGACCCGCTGAGGAACGAATACTTCTTCGATCGGAACCGACCGAGTTTTGACGCCATTCTGTACTATTACCAGTCTGGGGGGCGCTTGAAAAGACCTGCCAACGTTCCCTTTGACATCTTCTCAGAGGAGGTCAGGTTTTATGAACTTGGAGAGGAAGCAATACAGAAGTTCCGAGAGGATGAGGGTTTCGTCAAAGAGGAGGAGAAGCCTCTCCCGGAGGACGAGTTCAAGCGCCAACTTTGGTTGTTATTTGAATATCCGGAGAGCTCCAGTCCGGCCAGGGGCATCGCAGTGGTGTCCGTGCTGGTTATTGTCATCTCCATTGTCATTTTCTGCCTGGAGACGCTGCCCGAGTTCAGGGATGACAAAGAGTACTTGCAGCCCATGCACAACTCCACGCGCCCGGATCACGGTTTTACGCCCTTCAACGACCCCTTTTTCATCGTGGAGACAGTGTGCATTATTTGGTTCTCCTTTGAGATTATAGTCCGTTTCTTTGCGTGTCCCAGCAAAACGGCGTTCTTTAAAAACATCATGAACTCCATTGACATTGTTTCCATTTTGCCTTACTTCATAACCCTGGGCACGGACCTGGCCCAGCATCAAGGAAACGGGCAGCAGACTATGAGCTTCGCTATTTTGAGAATAATCCGCCTGGTCAGGGTCTTCCGCATATTTAAATTGTCCAGACACTCCAAAGGTCTCCAGATTCTCGGCCACACTCTGCGCGCCAGCATGAGAGAGCTTGCCCTGCTCATCTTTTTCCTGGTCATCGGCGTCATCCTCTTCTCGAGTGCCGTTTATTTCGCCGAAGCGGACGAGCCCACCTCGCACTTCAAAAGCATCCCGGACGCCTTTTGGTGGGCTGTGGTGACTATGACCACGGTGGGCTACGGGGACATGAAGCCCATCACCGTGGGTGGCAAGATAGTGGGCTCCCTGTGCGCAATAGCGGGCGTGTTAACCATCGCGCTACCGGTGCCGGTCATAGTGTCCAACTTCAACTATTTTTACCATCGGGAGACCGACAATAACGAGGACCAGGCGCCACCGGCGGTTGAGAGCATGCCGTCGGGATTCCCCTACTTCTCGAACTTTTTATGCAAATATAAAGGCTCGGCATCCGGCTCCTCGGTGGGACACAAAGCGGAGTACATGGAGATGGAAGAAGGGGTGACGGAGTCTCTGTGCGGCCTGGACAAAAGCCCCAGTAAAGGGAACGGCACAGACATAAGCAGAAGGAACAGTACGAACTCCAAATCCATTCAGACTGACGTGTGa
- the fshb gene encoding follitropin subunit beta, whose translation MQLVVMATVLALALAGTAKHCSLGCTPRNVTIPVESCGRTEYVDTTVCEGQCYNEDPVYLSPVKETKQKVCDGNWSYEVKHIRGCSVGVTYPVAKSCQCTSCNEDYTDCGRVPWFMPSCF comes from the exons ATGCAGctagttgtcatggcaacagtgCTGGCGCTGGCACTGGCAGGTACCGCTAAGCATTGCAGTTTAGGCTGCACCCCGAGAAACGTCACCATCCCCGTGGAGAGCTGTGGCAGAACCGAATACGTCGACACCACCGTATGCGAAGGACAGTGCTACAATGAG GATCCAGTCTACCTGTCTCCGGTGAAAGAGACCAAACAGAAAGTCTGCGATGGCAACTGGAGCTACGAAGTGAAACACATCAGGGGCTGTTCCGTGGGTGTCACCTACCCTGTGGCCAAAAGCTGCCAGTGTACTTCATGTAACGAAGACTACACAGATTGTGGACGTGTTCCTTGGTTCATGCCAAGCTGCTTTTGA
- the arl14ep gene encoding ARL14 effector protein: protein MPVTCASLGCNNKFVKGSDIRFYRFPLSKPSLSARWVQSLGLRNFIPTANTCLCSEHFSPDCFRDYNGKQFLREDAVPSLFPHGQDALKIELRKRQSMPLPKDISVTNMGSQAERDKARDLAFLRREKRGSARGGRGGRGGKLSDRHSLGGKSRVYDSKGRLLSNGKDMCDCLDVDCMGCFFPCSDCSSRKCGFECRCDRKWLYEQMEVEGGEIIRNKFAF, encoded by the exons ATGCCCGTCACATGCGCGTCATTGGGATGCAACAATAAGTTTGTGAAGGGGTCGGACATACGATTTTATCG GTTCCCACTCAGCAAACCTTCACTCTCCGCCAGATGGGTTCAGAGTCTGGGGTTGAGAAACTTCATCCCAACTGCCAACACCTGCCTGTGTTCAGAACATTTTTCACCTGACTGCTTCAGGGACTACAATGGAAAACAGTTTCTGAGGGAGGATGCTGTGCCGTCCTTGTTCCCTCACGGCCAAGACGCTTTAAAG ATTGAACTACGAAAACGACAATCGATGCCCCTTCCTAAGGATATCAGTGTCACAAACATGGGGTCACAGGCAGAGAGGGACAAAGCGAGAGATTTGGCCTTTCTACGCAGAGAAAAGAGAGGAAGTGCAAGA GGTGGACGAGGTGGCCGCGGTGGAAAACTCTCTGACAG GCATAGTCTTGGAGGCAAGAGCAGAGTCTACGATAGCAAAGGACGACTACTGTCCAACGGCAAGGACATGTGCGACTGTTTGGATGTGGACTGCATGGGTTGCTTCTTCCCCTGCTCCGACTGCAGCTCACGCAAGTGTGGATTTGAGTGCCGCTGTGACAGGAAGTGGCTTTATGAGCAGATGGAGGTGGAAGGAGGAGAGATCATCCGCAACAAATTTGCTTTTTAA
- the nr1h3 gene encoding oxysterols receptor LXR-alpha → MSTLPVTDIPDVGHDESKVFDGAAELQLHCMVESNGSMAMKHESLLSLGDLSQPDDFPASSHNGPTPTGISSPLPVELSDTKPDVGDTATSTDGQPVKRKKGPAPKMLGNEVCSVCGDKASGFHYNVLSCEGCKGFFRRSVIKSAQYSCKNNQRCEMDMYMRRKCQQCRLRKCREAGMLEQCVLSEEQIRLKKMKKQQDEETARSSAVVTPTPPQEVASLDPQQQEMIEKLVAMQKQCNKRSFLDRPKVTPWPQNQDLQNREVRQQRFAHFTELAIMSVQEIVDFAKQLPGFLELTREDQIALLKTSTIEIMLLETSRRYNPAIDSITFLKDFSYNKEDFAKAGLQFEFINPIFEFSKGMNDLQLDEAEYALLIAINIFSADRPNVQDHDLVERLQQPYVDALRSYITIKRPNDHLMFPRMLMKLVSLRTLSSVHSEQVFALRLQDKKLPPLLSEIWDVTE, encoded by the exons ATGTCAACGCTGCCTGTGACTGATATCCCAGATGTTGGTCATG ACGAGAGTAAAGTTTTTGACGGAGCTGCGGAACTGCAACTTCATTGCATGGTGGAGAGCAATGGCAGCATGGCAATGAAGCACGAAAGCCTGCTCTCTCTTGGTGACCTTTCCCAACCAGATGACTTCCCTGCCTCATCTCATAATGGCCCAACTCCCACTGGGATTAGCAGTCCTTTGCCAGTCGAGCTGAGTGACACTAAGCCCGATGTGGGCGACACAGCCACCAGCACAG ATGGTCAGCCGGTAAAGAGAAAAAAGGGCCCCGCCCCGAAGATGCTGGGAAATGAGGTGTGCAGCGTATGCGGTGACAAGGCCTCCGGATTCCACTACAATGTGCTTAGCTGCGAAGGCTGCAAGGGCTTCTTTCGACGTAGTGTCATTAAAAGTGCCCAGTACTCCTGCAAGAACAACCAACGGTGTGAAATGGACATGTACATGCGGCGCAAGTGCCAGCAGTGCCGCCTGCGCAAGTGTCGCGAGGCAGGCATGCTAGAGCAGT GTGTGCTTTCTGAGGAGCAAATCCGTCTGAAGAAGATGAAAAAGCAGCAGGATGAAGAGACAGCCCGCTCGTCCGCAGTGGTTACTCCCactcctccgcaggaagtagcTTCACTGGATCCTCAGCAGCAGGAAATGATTGAGAAGCTTGTGGCCATGCAGAAGCAATGCAACAAGAGATCCTTTCTTGATAGACCAAAAGTGACG CCATGGCCGCAGAATCAAGATCTACAAAATCGAGAAGTGCGTCAGCAGCGTTTTGCCCACTTCACTGAGCTGGCGATCATGTCGGTCCAGGAGATTGTGGATTTTGCTAAGCAGCTTCCTGGATTTTTAGAGCTCACGAGAGAGGACCAGATTGCTCTATTGAAGACGTCAACCATAGAA ATTATGCTGCTGGAGACATCTCGTCGATACAACCCTGCCATTGACAGCATTACATTTCTAAAGGATTTTAGCTACAATAAGGAGGATTTTGCAAAAGCAG GCCTTCAGTTTGAGTTCATTAATCCCATCTTTGAGTTTTCGAAAGGAATGAATGACTTGCAGCTGGATGAAGCTGAGTACGCACTGCTGATTGCCATCAACATATtttctgcag ATCGGCCAAATGTGCAAGATCATGATCTTGTGGAAAGGCTACAACAACCTTATGTTGACGCCCTGCGCTCTTATATCACGATAAAGAGACCAAAT GATCACTTGATGTTTCCACGCATGCTGATGAAGCTGGTGAGCCTTCGTACACTGAGCAGCGTGCACTCTGAACAGGTTTTTGCCCTTCGTCTCCAGGACAAGAAGCTTCCCCCGCTGCTCTCTGAAATCTGGGATGTCACTGAATGA